Below is a window of Streptomyces sp. NBC_01429 DNA.
GGCGGAGGCGGCCGCGGCCGCGTAGGTGGCCCACCCGTCGATCATCGCCGGGGTGTCGGGGGTGACGTCCCCTTCCTCCTCGGCGCCCTCGGTGAGGATTTGCGTGATGTGCCCGTGCACGAAGCCGTACACCGTGTCCGCCAAAGGTGAACTTTGCACCGGAGCGGGGGCAGGAGCAGGAGAGGCAGGGCGTCGGCCCTCCTCGCCGCTGGACGAGGACGACGACTCGAACTCGAAGCGCCCGTATCCCTGTGGCCGATACGGATTCGACGGGCCGTCCATGAAGGACTGCGCGGCGCTGCCGGCACCGGCCTGCGAGCTGGAGACCCCTCGCTCCGGGGAACTGTCGGCCCGCCGGTCGTAGTCCGATCCCGAGGAGGAGGCGTCGGCCTCGTAGTTGTCCCGATGGCCCCGCGACGAGCCCTCCACGCGCTGCACGGTAGGCGCCTGAGCCGCGCGCTGCACGGCTCCGCCCGCCGTCGACGCATCCTCGTCGACGGCCGCGGAGCCGGCGTCCTGCGTGACCGCCCGTTGGGCGACGACGGACGGAGCGGTCGTCGCGCCGGCGCCGAAGAAGACCCCGTCCTTGTCCGCCTTCTGTTCGGAGCGCTGCTTGGGGTCGGTGACCGTGAGTCCGGCACCGTTGCTGATACCGGTCTCGGGGGTGCCGTTGAGGTTTTCGTTGGCATGGCTCAGCTCGTGACCCATGATCCTCATGTTCCCGACAGTTTCCGGGGGAGCGAAGATGTGGTGGCCGACCGTCATGGCCTGGGCCCCCAGAGCCTCGGTGGCCCGCTGGGCGACCGGGGTGTCGTGGAGCTGAACGGCGGACAGGTTCGGGTTCTGGAAATACGGCACCGCCGCCGCGAGCAGCGGTGCGGGAAGCGCCCTGCTCGGCGACGCCATGGCGTCGCCGAGCAGGGCGGCCTGATCGGCCGGGCTGGGGGCCGCCGCCACGGGATCGCTCCCGTGGGCGTGCTCCTCGCCCTCAGGGGCCCGCTCGACGGCCCCACCCTGTGCGGAACGCTGGACCTGGGATCCCTCCCCTTGATGTCCGCACGCAGGACTGTGCTGATGTCGGCCTTGGGCCCATGGATGCCCGGCCTGGCGGAGCATCTGAACGACCGCAGCGTTCCCGGCGCCGGCCGCGAATCCGAGATTGCCTCGACTGGCGGTCCTGGCCGAAGACTCTCCGGCCGCATGGGGCACGCGACCGCGCTCAGCCTCCTTGTTCCCCAGAGGTCTGGTGACCATGTCCGCTCCCGCACACGTCGAAGTGGGATCTGCCGTAAAAGTCGGAGCGTAGTCGATCAATCGACAACAGTCGCCGCAGTCTGAGACGTTGATCCACTGACGGCAGGTCGCGCCAGACGAACTCAGCGTCGATCCTGCGTGACGGTCCGTCATTTTCTCCGGCGGGCCATTTCTTTGTTTGCGGGTTGTTGCGGGTTGGTGCGGGTTGGTGGTGGGAATGGTGGTGGCCCGGCTGTCGCGTCGGGTGTGCGCCGGGTTCTCCCGCTCGGGTGGGGTGATGCTGTCGGCAGGGACTCGAAGGTGCTGGTCAGCCGGGGTTCGGCAGGGCTTGGAGCCGGTCGGCGGCTGCGGTGTTCACGTTGGGCCGGTGCGCAGCGAGGCGGAGGGAGCGGCGGCCGGTGGTGACGAGTGGCGCGGGGAGCTGGGCATGCTCCTTGCGCAGCAGCGCATCGGCGGACCGCGTTGCCCAGGGCAACCGGACGGCGAGGCCGTCGCCGAGCCGCCACAGCTCGTTGTCCCAACCGCGCGCGCCGAGCCTCACCGGACGATCGGCCAGGTCGGGGTGCTGGTCGCGCGGCAGATCCCTGACCGACTCCGCGGTGATCTCGATCTCGCTGTGAGTCATGCGGAGCGACCACAGTCGGTATCGGATCCGATGGGACCGGTGTCGTCCCCGTGCCTCGGAATGTCCGTGTTCATTGGATGCCCGCAGTCCCAGTCGTCACACGATCGCGGGCCGGTGCCGCTACGGGCCGGTGTGGGTGATGAACGCCCACCGCGCGGGGTCGTAGGGTGCGGCGTCCCGCTCGGCGCGCACCGCCCGGTGAAGCGCCACGGCGACGCGGGACGGGTCGGGGAGCGCGGTGTCCTCGGCGAGAGCGCCGTACACCTGGTCGGCGATCTCGCCGGCGCGGGCGTCGTGCACCGACCACGTCGAGGCCACGACGTGCCGGTAGCCGGCGAACTGGAAGCCGGCCGCGAGGTGCACGCCCTCGTCGGCGAGAGTGAAGCCGCCGTGGGCGCTCTCGCAGGCGGACAGGTAGGCCAGTTCGGCGTCGCGCAGCTCCAGCCGGGCGATGTCGGTCACCGTCAGGTTGCGGTCATGCAGGAAGAGCGAGCTGTTTCCCGGGTTGTCCGGGGCGTTGACGCCGTGGCAGGCGAAGTGGGCGCAGGGGTGCCCGGGCAGCGCATCGAGCACGGCCGCACGGGTCGCCTCGGCGCCGCAGAGCCCGGTGAGCCCGGTGGGGAACCTGTGGCGCAGGAGCTCCATCTCCCGCACCGCCCCGGGCAGCAGCGGCTTTCCGCGCGCGTACGGCAGGGGACCCGGCTGGGCGACGACCAGCAGTCGCCCGCCGCCTGCTGGAGCGGGCGGGCGGTCCAGCGCACGGCGCAGGGCGCCGAGGGTGGTGGTGTAGGAGGAGACCACCCGGTCCATGACCGTCGCCGGCGCGCGGCCCGGCTCAGCGTCGTCGGGGTCGTGGTACCCGGCCGCGTGGAGCGGCAGGGTGACCATCGCGCTGGTGGGGCACCACCACAGGCGTGGCCGGTCCGCCGGCGGACCGGAGAGCGGCTCGGTCCGTCCCAGCGCGTCCAGGACCGGCTCCGCCACGGTGTCCCACAGCCACTCCAGGGTGCTCAGGATGGTCTGGCGGGCCATCCCCCGGTCGGGGTTCCCGGCTTGGTCGTCGCCGGCGAGGGCGAGGACTGCTTCGAGATACGCGTGGTTGCGTGCCAGCGTGTGCTCGACCGTCAGGCCCGGGAGCGCCACCACCCGCACGGCGCCGGGCCGGACCAGGAGGGCGTCGCACCGGTACCGGCTGAAGTTGACCACGGCCACCGGGCCGCGCCCGGCCGCGCGGGACAGCTCCGCGAAGCGGGCGGGCCGCAGGAAGCCGGCGAATCCGTCGAGGCTCCGGACGTGGGCGACTGTCCGTTCCCACTCCTCGGCTGCCCAGGCGAGGCCGAGGGAGAGCCGCCCGTGCTCCGGCTCCGTGGTCACCGGCCGGCCCGTCGTGGGGTGCGGCCGGCCGAACTCGTCCTGGAGCTGTTCGAGACGGGCGGCGATGTCCGGGTGTGCCCGGCGCAGGGCCGCGAGGTCGGTTCGGAAGGCCGATGCCTGCGACCACAGCACGGAACGGCCCTGTTCCAGGAGCTCCAGCGCCTCCTCGGGGCGTCCGGCCGCGATCGCGCACGCGGCGGCGTCGGCCGCCGTTCCGTAACAGCCGGACAGGACGTGCTCCTGCGCCGCGCGCTCGATGCCGGGCGAGGGGATGACGGTCAGCAGTTCCACGGCCAGGCGCTGGGCGTGGAGGGCGCCGTTCCAGTCCCCGGTCCGCGCGAGCAGCTGGGCCCACTGCTGGGCGGCCAGCAGGCGCATGCGGGGCGGGCAAGCCCTCGACGTCGCCGCCGCCCGCGCCGCCGTGACAGCCTCGCGCAGGTCCTGCTCGCCGCCGGTCAGCTCGTGGCGCCGGTCGAGGGAGAGCGCGAGGTTCATCAGCCGCTCGCCGTTGAACCTGCCGTCGTGGTCGCTGGACTCCTGGACCGAGCGGCGTGCGGCCGCTACGGCCTCGTCGAGGTCGGCCCGGTCGCCGGACGCGCCGAACCTGGTCCTCAGGATGTGGCCGTACACCTGGAGGGCGCCGGCCCGGGCGCCTGCGGGTGCTTCGGCGGGCAGGGCCGCGATGGACCGGCGGATCGCGGTGACGGCGGCGTCGAGGTCGGCCCGGTCGCCGTGCTGGTCGAAGCGGTGGCGCAGCGCGGTGGCGAGCTTCTCCAGGACGGCCGCCCGGTTGGGGCCGTCGTCGTCCTCCGCGTCGACGGCCCGGCGGGCGACGGTGACGGCCTCGTCGATGTCGGCGGGGTCACCGGTCCACTGGTGACGGGTCACGAGGACATCGGCGAGGATGCCCAGCCGAGCCCCGTACATGTCCGTGTGCGCGGTGTCCTCGGCGGCGCCCTCGCGGGCGGCCAGGACCGCGTCGTGGAGATCGCCGTCGTTATTCGTCGCCCCGTGGCGCAACTTCAGGATCTGCGCCAACTGCCCTTTCATCATTGCCCGCCGAGCGACGTCGGAGGCTCTGGGCGGGCCGAGCCGCAGGATGTTCACGGCCGTGTCGAGGCAGCGGCGGTCGCCCGTCTTGAGGAAGTGGCCGCTCAGCGCCTCCGCGAGGCTCCGCACTTGGCCGGCGTAGTCATGGGCGGGGGCTCCGTCCGGGCCTGCGGACGGCAGCAGCGCGAGCAACTGGGCCGCCTCCACGGCGTCGTTGCTGTCGCCGGTGCGCTCGACGCGGTGGGTGAGGGCGGTGGCCAGCAGCCACCCGCACTCCGCCCGGTCCGAGTTGTCGGGCGGCAGCAGCTCCAGGGCCCGGCGCCCGGCCGTCACGGCCGTGTCCAGATCGGCCGGGTCGCCGGCCACCGAGTGGCGCTCCAGCAAGCAGTTCAGCAGGTTGGCGTGGCTGCCGGAATGGCCGGGGGCGAGCTCCACGGCGCGCCGGGTGGCGTCCACCGCCGCGTCCAGGTCGGCGGGGTCGCCGCGCTGCTGGAAGCGCATGGCCAGGGCGGCGCCCAGGTTCATCGCGTGGGTGGCGTGGTCCCGGCCGGTGGCGGCGGCGATGCCGATGGCGCGGCGGTAGTGCTCGATGGCCTCGTCCAGCGCGCTCGCGTCGCCGCGGAGCACGGCGCTCATCCGTTCCGTGGCAGTCTGGGCGGCGTCACGGAAGGAGTCGGGCCCGTTGCCGGCGGCCCCTGCGGACTCCGGGTCCGACGCCGCCGGGCTGTTGCGCCGGCGCCACCACCGTGCCCCACGCTCACCTTCCCGCTCGGACGCCCCCTCACCGTCCCGCCCACGAGCGGCCTCGTGGCCCGGCTGCCGCAGCGCACCGCCCGTCCCGCGCCGCCCCGCCTCCAAGTCCCCCGGCCCGTACCCGGGCCCGGCGTCGGCGGCCGGTTGCCGTGGCGCCGCCTCGGCGCGGGGCGGGCGCGCGCCGACCCAGTCCCGCAGCGCCCGCACGCTCTGCCGGGCCCCCTCGTCCCCGGGGGCGACGGCCAGGGACGTGGCCTCCACCTCCCGTAAGGTCCCCAGCACGGCCTGCCGGTCCCCGGGCAGCCGGGAGGCGTCGTACCGCAGGGCCTGGGCCAGGGCGAGGTTGTACAGGAACATCGGCCGCTCGGATACCTCACGGGGGCCGAGCGCTACGGCCTCCGCCCCCGCCCGTACCGCCGCGTCGAGGTCCGCCGCCCTGCCCCGGCGCTCGAACAGGACGCGCAGCGCGCAGCCGAGGTTGTGGACGATGCTCGCGTAGTCCGGGTGGTCGGGGGCGGCGGCCCGCGCGCACTCGCGGAACACAGCGACCGCGCGCTCCAGCGACTCGTCGCCGCCCGCGCCGCCCGCGAGGCCCATCAGCCGGTTCGCCTCCGCGAACAGCTCCTCGGCCACCCGGTCCGGCGCCCCCATGCCGAACGATTCGACGAGGCTACGGCCCCACCAGGTCAGGCGCATCGGCTCCGAGCGGTGGACGGGCGCCAGCAGGCGCGCCGTCGTGGCCATGTCGGGCAGGGACCGCCCCGGTTCGAGAACACCTGTACGGCACGCCAGCAGCCAGCCCACAAGCTGTAATCCGGGTGCGAAGCCCTCCTCCCCCACTTGGGTGAGGAGGAGGCGACCGAGCCGGGCGGTCTCGTCCCATGCCTCGTCCGAGTGCACGGCGGCGGTGTCCGCGTGGTCGACGTACCGCCGCACCCGCGCCAGCAGCCTGCCCCGCAGCACGTTGTTGTCGTCGGCCGACATGAGCCGACCACCCCCGCTCGCTCGGCTGTTGACGCCCCGTCCGCCGCCTGGGGCTCTGTGGAGAACAACGCGGCAGACCTCGTTCTGGTTCCGCCGGACGGACCGTCGTCGCGCGCCGCCCCGCGCTGTACGCTCCTTGCCTGCGCTGGCGGGCCGGGACCGGAGGAGCCCCCACGACACCCGAGGAGGACCGGTATGCCGGACGGCGAACTGACCGAGCACGAAGCCCTTGCCCTCTGGTGTGACCAGCTCCCCTCGTTACGGGAGATGGCCGCGCGCACCGGCGCCACGGCCAGGCTGGAGCGCGACATCGGCCGGGTCCGGGACAGCGGTTCGGCCCTGCGCGCCTGCCGGAAGTGGCTGC
It encodes the following:
- a CDS encoding CHAT domain-containing protein — encoded protein: MSADDNNVLRGRLLARVRRYVDHADTAAVHSDEAWDETARLGRLLLTQVGEEGFAPGLQLVGWLLACRTGVLEPGRSLPDMATTARLLAPVHRSEPMRLTWWGRSLVESFGMGAPDRVAEELFAEANRLMGLAGGAGGDESLERAVAVFRECARAAAPDHPDYASIVHNLGCALRVLFERRGRAADLDAAVRAGAEAVALGPREVSERPMFLYNLALAQALRYDASRLPGDRQAVLGTLREVEATSLAVAPGDEGARQSVRALRDWVGARPPRAEAAPRQPAADAGPGYGPGDLEAGRRGTGGALRQPGHEAARGRDGEGASEREGERGARWWRRRNSPAASDPESAGAAGNGPDSFRDAAQTATERMSAVLRGDASALDEAIEHYRRAIGIAAATGRDHATHAMNLGAALAMRFQQRGDPADLDAAVDATRRAVELAPGHSGSHANLLNCLLERHSVAGDPADLDTAVTAGRRALELLPPDNSDRAECGWLLATALTHRVERTGDSNDAVEAAQLLALLPSAGPDGAPAHDYAGQVRSLAEALSGHFLKTGDRRCLDTAVNILRLGPPRASDVARRAMMKGQLAQILKLRHGATNNDGDLHDAVLAAREGAAEDTAHTDMYGARLGILADVLVTRHQWTGDPADIDEAVTVARRAVDAEDDDGPNRAAVLEKLATALRHRFDQHGDRADLDAAVTAIRRSIAALPAEAPAGARAGALQVYGHILRTRFGASGDRADLDEAVAAARRSVQESSDHDGRFNGERLMNLALSLDRRHELTGGEQDLREAVTAARAAATSRACPPRMRLLAAQQWAQLLARTGDWNGALHAQRLAVELLTVIPSPGIERAAQEHVLSGCYGTAADAAACAIAAGRPEEALELLEQGRSVLWSQASAFRTDLAALRRAHPDIAARLEQLQDEFGRPHPTTGRPVTTEPEHGRLSLGLAWAAEEWERTVAHVRSLDGFAGFLRPARFAELSRAAGRGPVAVVNFSRYRCDALLVRPGAVRVVALPGLTVEHTLARNHAYLEAVLALAGDDQAGNPDRGMARQTILSTLEWLWDTVAEPVLDALGRTEPLSGPPADRPRLWWCPTSAMVTLPLHAAGYHDPDDAEPGRAPATVMDRVVSSYTTTLGALRRALDRPPAPAGGGRLLVVAQPGPLPYARGKPLLPGAVREMELLRHRFPTGLTGLCGAEATRAAVLDALPGHPCAHFACHGVNAPDNPGNSSLFLHDRNLTVTDIARLELRDAELAYLSACESAHGGFTLADEGVHLAAGFQFAGYRHVVASTWSVHDARAGEIADQVYGALAEDTALPDPSRVAVALHRAVRAERDAAPYDPARWAFITHTGP
- a CDS encoding eCIS core domain-containing protein, which produces MAAAPSPADQAALLGDAMASPSRALPAPLLAAAVPYFQNPNLSAVQLHDTPVAQRATEALGAQAMTVGHHIFAPPETVGNMRIMGHELSHANENLNGTPETGISNGAGLTVTDPKQRSEQKADKDGVFFGAGATTAPSVVAQRAVTQDAGSAAVDEDASTAGGAVQRAAQAPTVQRVEGSSRGHRDNYEADASSSGSDYDRRADSSPERGVSSSQAGAGSAAQSFMDGPSNPYRPQGYGRFEFESSSSSSGEEGRRPASPAPAPAPVQSSPLADTVYGFVHGHITQILTEGAEEEGDVTPDTPAMIDGWATYAAAAASAVLDGTEAAQHAEGSDEHADFMYRYPQVFQEVFTEHSDLLFGQQAERLAGTVMNRLQQEQRQNRRADRQGINLPENPALRPLRALLLRERLEDTSRLKVTLKVDAGNLLQGDVGHAWIEITGSDGKKVSFGFYPEGEDLPLLNNVPGGVMCPDSHRAVTQRESKKASLRRILDGYQIAYQKANEAYNLTQYNCTSFAGQVWTAMTGESIPRNLLTTAGLINMVAPNPAAAGAGLDRHQAPRLDRRRERIRTNIQGPMRGVLPGGNEDELADRMARVGLSQSSDSQSSEEVD